One segment of Perognathus longimembris pacificus isolate PPM17 chromosome 26, ASM2315922v1, whole genome shotgun sequence DNA contains the following:
- the LOC125342381 gene encoding vomeronasal type-2 receptor 116-like, translating to MSGNSYNIHNAVYSVAQALHDMLLHQTEMQTMGNRKGTLPSPAQQAQLIHNHKIYGCGKLQLHAFLKNIQFNNAAGDQVIWDERRKFEAEYDIVNIWNFPEGLQLEVKIGTFSPCALHGHQLSLSEDMVQWAIGTTETPHSVCSESCGPGYRKSPQEGEAVCCFDCTPCTENEIANGTDMEQCVKCTDHQYSNTERNQCLLRAVSFLAYGEPLGIALASMALGLSTLTAVVLGVFVKHHNTPIVKANNQALSYILLISLIFCFLCSLLFIGRPNSVTCILQQTTFGVTFTIAVSAVLAKTVTVVMVFKFTSPGRTMRWLLVSRAPNIIIPICTLIQVILCAIWLGTSPPFIDMDAHSEHDLIIILCNKGSLTAFYCVLGFLAALALASFTVAFLARNLPDIFNEAKFLTFSMLVFCSVWLTFLPVYHSAKGKLMVAIEVFSILTSSAGLLGYIFSPKCYIILLRPDRNVLHALRNKMHIGKNNPS from the exons ATGTCTGGAAACAGTTACAATATACACAATGCTGTGTattctgtggcccaggctctccatgatatgcttcttcatcaaacGGAAATGCAAACCATGGGAAACCGAAAAGGGAcactgccttcccctgcacag cAAGCTCAATTGATACACAATCATAAAATTTATGGCTGTGGCAAACTGCAG CTGCATGCTTTCCTGAAGAATATCCAATTTAACAATGCTGCTGGAGACCAAGTGATTTGGGATGAGAGAAGGAAAtttgaggcagagtatgacattgtgaacatttggaattttccagaaggtcttcaaCTTGAGGTGAAAATAGGAACGTTTTCTCCATGTGCTCTACATGGCCATCAACTGTCTTTATCGGAAGATATGGTGcagtgggccataggaactacagag ACTCCtcattctgtctgcagtgagagctgtggtcctggatataggaaatctcctcaggagggggaggctgtctgttgctttgattgtaccccttgcacagagaatgagattGCTAATGGTACAG atatggagcagtgtgtgaagtgtacAGATCATCAGTATtccaacacagagagaaaccagtgcctcctaagagctgtaagtttcctggcttatggagagcccttggggattGCCTTGGCAAGCATGGCTCTCGGTTTATCCACactcacagcagttgttcttggggtctttgtgaaacatcacaacacccccattgtcaaggctaataaccaggctctcagctacatcctgctcatctccctcatcttctgcttcctctgttccttgctctttattggccgccCCAactcagtcacctgcattctacagcaaaccacatttggtgTTACATTCActatagctgtttctgctgtcttggccaaaactgtaactgtggttatGGTCTTCAagttcacttctccagggagaacgatgaggtggctgctggtatcaaGGGCCCCTAacatcatcattcccatctgtacTCTGATCCAGGTTATTCTCTGTgcaatctggctgggaacctctcctcctttCATTGACATGGATGCCCACTCTGAACATGAcctcatcatcatcctgtgtaataAGGGCTCTctcactgctttctactgtgtcttgggattcctggccgccctggccctggccagcttcactgtggctttcctggccaggaacctgcctgacatctTCAATGAAGCAAAGTTCctcaccttcagcatgctggtattctgtagtgtgtggctcaccttcctgcctgtctaccacagtgccaaggggaagcTCATGGTGGCTatagaggtcttctccatcttgaccTCTAGTGCAGGACTCTTAGGCTACATCTTTTCCCCCAAGTGCTATATCATCTTGTTAAGGCCAGATAGAAATGTTCTACATGCCCTCAGGAATAAAATGCACATTGGGAAGAATAATCCATCTTAA